ATAGATAGTGTGTCAGGCAGACGTCGCCATGTTGGCAGTCACCCTTGCCCAGGCAACGAGTGGCGTCCATGGAGTCGTTCACCGCTTCCACTATCTGCGCTACATTGATGGCATCAGGACCACCGGCCAGACGGTAACCGCCACCTGGACCACGCACACTCTCAACCAGCTTGCTGCGCCGCAGCTTGGCAAACAGTTGCTCCAGATAGGACACCGATACGCCCTGGCGCTGGGATATATCTGCCAGGGTGATGGGCCCCTGGTCCTCATGGAGGGCCAGGTCCAGCATGGCTGTAACAGCGTAACGGCCTTTGGTGGTCAGACGCATAACGGTACCCGATTCAGGTTTTCACATGGCCGAAACTATGCAATATCCAACCAATTTAGTCAAGTATTAACCCCTCTTCCTGATAAGGACGTATTACAGATCCACATGGACGAGCGCAGTCGTTTTCCGGCGCATAGTATAGAGTCATTGTCAGAGCCCTTGAAGCAAAAGCGGGAGCATGTTCTGCTTGGGTGAATTCGCGCGAAACAGCTGATACAGGCCGAAATTACGTGTATTGTTCTGTCACTTTTCAATTATGTCCCACCAGGAGTCTTGATCGATGAGCCATGAAAAACAATTCTATATCAACGGCCAATGGGTAGAGCCCAACGGCGATCGCACCGTTGATGTGATCAATCCCGCCACCGAAGAGGTAGCAGCTACCATTGCGCTGGGTAACGAGCAGGATGTTGATGCTGCTGTTGCCGCTGCACGCGAGGCGTTCGAGTCCTTCTCCAAGACCAGCCGTGAAGAGCGTATCGCTCTGCTGGAGCGCGTTCTCGAGGTCTATCAGCGCCGCTCCGATGAGTTTGCCAAGGCCATTTCCATTGAGATGGGTGCCCCGGCCAAGCTGTCGAAATACGCCCAGGCCCCCTCTGGCACCGGTCATTTCGCTGCGGCATTGAAAGCTCTGAAAGAGTTCGAGTTCGAAGAGCGCATCGGCAATACCCTGGTGGTCAAGGAGCCGATCGGCGTATGCGGTCTGATTACCCCGTGGAACTGGCCGATCAACCAACTGGCTTGCAAGATCGCCCCTGCCCTGGCCACCGGCTGCACCATGGTGCTCAAGCCCTCGGAAGTGGCTCCACTTTCTGCGCTGCTGCTCGCCGAAGTACTGGACGAAGCCGGCGTGCCTGCCGGGGTGTTCAACCTGGTCAACGGCGACGGCCCCACTGTCGGCTCGGCCATGTCAGGCCATCCGGATATCGACATGATGTCCTTTACCGGCTCCACCGGTGCCGGCCGCCAGGTTATGAAGAACGGCGCCGAGACCATCAAACGCGTGGCACTGGAACTGGGCGGCAAGTCGGCCAACATCCTGCTGGATGATGCGGATTTCGAGAAGATGGTCGCCCACGGCGTCATGTCTTGCATGAATAACAGCGGTCAGTCCTGTAACGCCCCGACCCGCATGCTGGTACCCAACAGCCGCATGGATGAAGTCGCTGCCATCGCCAAAGCCGTTTCGGCCAAGGTCAAGGCCGGTGCACCGGACGGCGCGGATACGGTCATCGGGCCGGTCGTCTCCAAGGTTCAGTGGAGCAAGATCCAGGACTTGATCGGCAAGGGCATCGAAGAAGGCGCCAAACTGGTGGTCGGCGGTACCGGTCGCCCAGAGGGACTGGACAAGGGCTACTATGTACAACCGACCATCTTCAGCCACGTCACCCCCGACATGACCATTGCCCGCGAAGAAATTTTCGGGCCGGTACTGTCCATCATCGGTTACAAAGATGAGGCCGATGCCATTCGCATCGCGAACGACACCCGGTATGGCCTGTCTGGCTATATCTCCTCCGCTGACCTGGATCGTGCCCGCAACGCTGCCCGCCAGATCCGCACCGGCATGGTCCATCTCAACGGCGCTCCGCTGGATAACAACGCCCCCTTCGGTGGCTACAAGGAATCCGGCAACGGTCGCGAATGGGGCCATTATGGCCTGGAAGATTTCCTTGAAGTGAAATCTATCTTCGGCTATTACGCCGCCGATAAGTAATATCCGGCGCATTGCCTGATCGTTCCCGCGCTCCCGCGTGGGAACGCCTGCCGGGACGCTCTGCGTCCCAATCCCGCCGCCATGCAAGCTGCCAATTCGGACGCGGGAGCGTCCAGGGCGCGGCTCCCACGCAGAGCATGGGAGCCATCGAAAACCGAGTACTGGCTCCAAAGCTGATCGTTCCCGCGCTCCCGCGTGGGAATGCCTGTCGGGACGCTCTGCGTCCCAATCCCGCCGCTATGCAAGCTGCCAATTCGGACGCCGGAGCATCCAAGGCGCGGTTCCCACGCAGAGCATGGGAACCATCGGTAGTCGTATATTGGTGCCTGCCTGTTCCGCAGACTTTGCTAGTCTGAACCTGACGCATTCTTATCGGATGCATGATGAAAGGCGAATAAGGTATGGCGCGCATTGGTGGTTTTTTCATCTGGATATTGACCGGTCTGGTGCTGCTGGTGGCAGCATTGGCGTTGTTTCTGGTGCTGTTCGACTGGAATCTGCTCAAGCCGACGATCAATGAACGGGTTTCCGAGGCCCTTGATCGGCCCTTTGCCATTGAAGGTGACCTGTCGGTGGCTTGGCGGCGCGAGCCGGAGACGGACGGCGGGCGGGCTTGGCTGCCCTGGCCACACATTGCCGCCGAGCAGATGATACTGGGCAATCCGGAATGGGCCGAAGGCGACACCTTTGTCAGTCTGCAGCAGGTGAAGTTGCGCCTGGCGCTGCTACCGCTGCTATCAAAGACCGTACACATCCCACGCATCGATGTGCAGGGACCGGTAGTGAACGCGCAACGCCTGGCTGACGGGCGCGACAACTGGACCTTCGATCTGGGCAGCGAGGATGATGCCTCGGCCGAGGAGTCAGCACCCTGGAAGCTGGATATCGGCACCATTGGTTTTGATCAGGGACAGATAATGGTCGATGACGCGATCAGCAAGCTTCAGCTCGATATGCAGGTCGAGCCCCTGGGTGAACCCATCGCCTTTGATGAGATTGTCGGCAAACCGGAGGAGTCGGCGACGGCCGCTCCCCAGGAATACGTCTTCGCCTGGCGCGCCGAGGGGCGTTACCAGGGACAGACGGTGCAAGGCGAAGGCAAGGTCGGCGGTCTGCTGGCACTGCAGGACGCAGCCCTGCCGTTTCCGCTGGAGGCGGATGTCCGCGCCGGATCCACCCGCATCCGCCTGGCCGGCACCCTGACCGATCCGCAGAATCTGGGCGCGTTGGACCTGAACCTGCGACTCTCGGGCACCAGTCTGGGCAACCTTTATCCTCTGACCGGGGTGACCCTGCCCGATAGCCCACCCTACTCCACCGACGGCCGCCTGAGTGCGCAGCTGCAGGCTGCCGAAGGTGCTACCTACCGCTATCAGGACTTCAATGGCAGCATTGGCGACAGTGATATCCATGGCGATCTGACTTATGTGGCCGGCGAGCCCCGCCCCAAGCTGTCCGGCAGCCTCGTGTCCAACCAGCTGCTGTTCAGCGATCTGGCGCCGTTGATCGGGGCCGACTCCAATGCCGAGAAAGAGGCCCGCGGCAGCAGCGCTCGGCAGCCGGCCGACAAGGTACTTCCAGTCGAGGAATTCCGCACCGAGCGCTGGCGGGCGATGGATGCCGATGTGCACGTGCGCGGTCGGCACATTGTACACAGCGAACAACTGCCGATCACCGACCTCGACGCCCAGGTTCTGCTTGAAGATGGTCGGCTGCATCTGGCACCCCTCAAGTTCGGCATGGCCGGCGGCGAGTTGCAGGCCGATATTCGGCTGAACGGCGGTACCACGCCACTGCAGGGGCAGGCCAAACTGAATGCCCGTGGCTTCAAGCTCAAGGAACTGGCACCCAGTTTTGCACCGATGCAGACCAGCCTCGGCGAGCTGAACGGCGACGCCGACCTGAGCGGGCACGGCAATTCGGTGGCGGCGCTGTTGGGCAGTGCCGATGGCTCGGTGCAGCTGGTAATCAATGATGGCACGGTAAGTCGCAGCCTGATGGAAATTGCCGGACTCAATGTCGGTAATTATCTGATCACTAAAATGTTCGGCGACGAGGACGTGCAAATCAATTGCGCAGTGGCGGATCTGGCACTTGATGATGGACTGATGACTACGCCGATATTCATCATCGATACCGAGAATGCACTGATCCGAGTCGACGGCGAGGTGAACTTCGCCAGCGAAGAGCTGGATCTGGATATCTCCCCCGACTCCAAGGGCATGCGTATCTTCTCCCTGCGCTCGCCCTTGTATGTCCGCGGCTCCTTCAGCGACCCCAACCCGGGCGTACATGCCGGGCCGCTGGCATTGCGGGGTACCGGCATGCTGGCTTTGGGCGCAGTGACCCCGGCTGCTGCGCTGCTGGCGCTCATCGCGCCCAGCGGCGAGCAGACCAGTCAGTGCCAGGAACTGCTGGAGGAAATGCGTAACGACCAGCGCTGAAAGGCGGATACAAAAAAGGGGCTTCGTTCAAGACGAAGCCCCTTTCGTTTTCAGCTACAGAATCAACCCAGCGATTTCACCGCGTCGATCATCTGTACCATCACCTTCTGCGCATCACCGTAGACCATGGAAGTGTTCTCGGCGTAGAACAGTTCGTTCTCCACGCCGGAGTAACCCTTGCCCTGACCACGCTTGACTACATAAGCCTGCTGCGCCATGTCGACGTTGAGGATCGGCATGCCATAGATCGGACTGGATTTGCGATGACGAGCAGCCGGGTTGACCACGTCGTTGGCACCCAGAACGATGGCCACGTCGGCCTGCGGGAAGTCCTCGTTGATATCTTCCAGGTCATGGATGATGTCGTAGGGGACACCGGCTTCGGCCAGCAACACGTTCATGTGCCCCGGCATACGACCGGCGACCGGGTGGATAGCGAACGCCACATCCACACCCTGCTTCTGCAGCAGCTTCACGAATTCATACAGCTTGTGCTGCGCCTGCGCTACCGCCAGACCGTAGCCTGGAACGATGATCACCTTGCTGGCGTAGTACATGGCGATTGCCGCGTCGGAGGCATCCGCTGCTTTCATGGTGCCTTCGATGTCGCCATCTTCGCCACCATCATCACCGCCAAACTGGCTGAAGATCACGTTGCTGACCGGGCGGTTCATGGCCTTGGCCATCATCAGCGTCAGCAGGGTACCTGCCGAGCCAACCACGGTACCGGCAATGATCATCGCCGGGTTCTGCAGCACGAAACCTTCGAAGGCAACAGCCAGGCCGGTGAACGCGTTATACAGAGAGATCACTACCGGCATGTCCGCGCCACCGATAGGGGTAGTCAGCAACACGCCCAGCAGCAGCGCCAGAATAAAGAACAGCGCGATCAACGGCAAGGAAATCACACCATTGATGCCGGTGACCACAATGTAGGCACCCAAGGCCAGCGAGCCGAGGAAAAGCACGCCGTTGATCAACTGTTGCGCTGGCAGGCGGATCACACCGTTCATGCGGCCGTCGAGCTTGGCCCAGGCGACCAGGGAACCGGACAGTGCTACTGCACCGATCAGGCCACCCAATACCGCCAGTACCGAGACCACAACGCCGTGGGACTGGGCGTTGCCGGAAAACAGCTCGGTCGCCGCAATGGCTGCTGCTGCACCGCCACCCATACCGTTATACAGAGCAACCATTTGTGGCATATCGGTCATGGCGACCTTCTTGCCGCTGTACCAGGCCCAACCCAGACCCAGGCCCAATGCGATCAGTACCAGCGCCACGTTCATGGTCAGGTGTTCCTGCGCCGCTTCGCGTACATCAAAGCCGTACAGGAAGGCAGCCAATACCGCCAGCACCATGCCGACGCCGGCAATCAGGATACCGGAGCGCGCGGTGACCGGGCTGGCCATGCGCTTGAGACCATAGATAAATAGCAGTGCCGTGAGAAAGTAAACGGCTTCGATTATAAATTGACTCATTGGATGTTATTCCTTGTCCGCTGTACCTTGGCGCTTGTTGCTGGGCTTGAACATCTCCAGCATGCGCTCAGTCACCACATAACCGCCGGCAGCGTTACCCGCGCCGAGCAGTACGCCGAAAAAGCCGATGACCTGTTCCAGAGTGGAGCCCGCGTTCAACAGTGCCCACATGGCGCCGACCACAACAATGCCGTGGACGAAATTGGAACCGGACATCAGCGGCGTGTGCAGGATGGCCGGAACACGGCCAATGATTTCGTACCCGGTGAAAGCGGCCAGCATGAAGATATACAGAGCCACAAAGCCGGTAATGGTAGTTACTGGATCCATGATTATTCCTCGCCAGGTTCAAGGGCCTTGCGTGCGGCCTCGTTACGGATTTCACCAGCGTGCGTCAGTACCGCGCCGGCCAGGATCTCGTCCTCCCAGTCGATGGCCAGTTCGCCATCCTTGACCATCAGGCCGACCAGGTTCTGCAGGTTGCGCGCATAGAGCTCCGACGCGTGCTCGGCCAGTCGGCTCGGTACGTTCAGCGGCGCGACAATGGTCACAGGACCGACTTCGACGGTTTCGCCAGGGACCGTGAGTGGCGTGTTACCACCCCCTTCAGCCGCCAGATCGATGATCACCGAGCCGGGCTTCATGCCCATGATCTGCGCTTCGCTGATGATTTTCGGGCTGGGGCGACCGGGAATGGCGGCGGTGGTGATCACGGCATCGGCTTGCTGGATATGCCGAGTGACGACCTTCTCCACCTGAGCTTTTTCCTCGTCGGTCAGTTCGCGCGCATAACCGCCCTGCCCGCTGGCAGAAACGCCGGTATCGACGAACTTGCCGCCAACCGATTCGACCTGTTCCTTCACCTCGGCACGCACGTCATAGCCTTCGATCATGGCCCCCAGACGTTTGGCTGTCGCCAGCGCCTGCAGACCAGCGACCCCTGCACCCATGACCAATACCTTGGCCGGACGCAGAGAGCCAACGGCTGTGGTCATCATGGGAAGAATGCGGTTGAGGCTGGTAGCTGCCATGAGACCCGCGGCATAGCCGGTCAGCGCAGCCTGGGAGGACAGAGCGTCCATCGCCTGGGCGCGAGTGATACGCGGTACCAGTTCCATGGCAAAACAGGTGATCTGGCGATCACGCAGTGCCTTGACGATCTCCGGCTCGCGATGAGCATAGACGAAACAGCACAGAACCGTACCTGGTGCCATTTGTTCGATCTCGGCCAGCTCCGGTGGCTGTACGCGGAAGATCAGCTGGGGTGCTGACGGGGTGGAAGTAATCTGTACGCCTTCGTTCTCGAAGGCGCTGTCGGGAATTCTCGCCGCCAGGCCTGCACCTGGTTGTAAAGAACATTCAATACCCAGTTTCGCCAGCTTACTGGCGACAGAAGGGACCAGAGCGACACGCTTTTCATTCTCGCGCGTCTCCCCGGGAATAAACAGACTGACCGACATGGGGGTCTCCTTTTCCTACTTGTTTGTTTTATTCAATCCAAAAATCCGGGCAAGGATACACTAAGAGCAAGTAGACTTTTGTATGGTATTTGAAAAAAAAAGCATTGATTGCGATCAATTTTCCCGCGATACAGAAGTCAAGCAGGTGATTCCCTTTGTTTTTTGATGAATAAAGGTATTTTCACTTCCCATATGGTGCATCAAGGATCAGGCAGCGAGTACAAGCAACCAGACTGGCAAGGTAATAGCGGCCATCACCGTCGACAGGAAGATCACCGAGCCGAGGATGCGGGTGTCCTCCTGCCCCATGGCGAAAGCCAGAACATTGATGCCCGTGGGACAGGCCGCCATCAACACCAGAACCGTGCGCGCATCCGCGGTCAACCCCGGCAACAGCCATCCCATGCCCAGGACCAGTAGCGGAAATATCACCAGCTTGGCGGTGGTTAGCATCGCCATGGTGCCACTCAGGTATAGCCGGTAGCTGGCCAGGCTCATACCGAGCATCAGCAAAGCGGTAGGCAGAGCTGCCGCGGCGAGCATTTCCACGATATGCCACAGCGGGCCGGGAACAGGCAGGCCGGACAGGTTCACCAAGGCGCCCAGGAATAGCCCGATGATCAGCGGGTTGGCCAGGCTGGAGAGCAACGCCTTCCAATCGACCTTCTCGCCACGGTTACCCCAGAAAGCGTTATAGATGCTCTGCAAGGTAAACAGCAGCAGACTGTGGAATACCAGGACGGCAAACAGGTAGACCAGACTTTCCACGCCCAGCATGACCGTAATCAGCGGTATGCCCACCAGCACATTATTCGAATAGCTGGCTGCGAGCCCCATGGAAGAAGGGCGCCCCAGCCGCCGATGCACCCACATGTTGACCGCAATAAACACTGCGAAGGCCGGAATGAAATAGAGCATCAACAGCAAGGGAGAGAGCGCCTCGAGCAGATCCGCCCGGGCCAGCCCGGAGAACAGCAATACGGGCATGAACAGCTTGAAGGTGATAATGCCCAGGGTCTTGTGACCCTCGGTCGGGATAATGCGGCGAGCACCGAGAAACCAACCCAGGAATATCAGACCGAAAACAGGCACCAGGGCGTTAACAACAACCATCGACGTTTCCCCAAACATGTCGGAAAATGCCTCCCGACCAAGCGGGCAAGTGTAGCAGTCTCGCACCCCAGTTTGCCGATGGCGCATTCCAGCCCAGCGACTACATTTATAGCGACAACTGCGAAAGGATCGCCAATGAGCGCAATAATCGATTTCCTGA
Above is a genomic segment from Halopseudomonas litoralis containing:
- a CDS encoding NAD(P) transhydrogenase subunit alpha codes for the protein MSVSLFIPGETRENEKRVALVPSVASKLAKLGIECSLQPGAGLAARIPDSAFENEGVQITSTPSAPQLIFRVQPPELAEIEQMAPGTVLCCFVYAHREPEIVKALRDRQITCFAMELVPRITRAQAMDALSSQAALTGYAAGLMAATSLNRILPMMTTAVGSLRPAKVLVMGAGVAGLQALATAKRLGAMIEGYDVRAEVKEQVESVGGKFVDTGVSASGQGGYARELTDEEKAQVEKVVTRHIQQADAVITTAAIPGRPSPKIISEAQIMGMKPGSVIIDLAAEGGGNTPLTVPGETVEVGPVTIVAPLNVPSRLAEHASELYARNLQNLVGLMVKDGELAIDWEDEILAGAVLTHAGEIRNEAARKALEPGEE
- a CDS encoding AEC family transporter — protein: MVVVNALVPVFGLIFLGWFLGARRIIPTEGHKTLGIITFKLFMPVLLFSGLARADLLEALSPLLLMLYFIPAFAVFIAVNMWVHRRLGRPSSMGLAASYSNNVLVGIPLITVMLGVESLVYLFAVLVFHSLLLFTLQSIYNAFWGNRGEKVDWKALLSSLANPLIIGLFLGALVNLSGLPVPGPLWHIVEMLAAAALPTALLMLGMSLASYRLYLSGTMAMLTTAKLVIFPLLVLGMGWLLPGLTADARTVLVLMAACPTGINVLAFAMGQEDTRILGSVIFLSTVMAAITLPVWLLVLAA
- a CDS encoding NAD(P)(+) transhydrogenase (Re/Si-specific) subunit beta, whose amino-acid sequence is MSQFIIEAVYFLTALLFIYGLKRMASPVTARSGILIAGVGMVLAVLAAFLYGFDVREAAQEHLTMNVALVLIALGLGLGWAWYSGKKVAMTDMPQMVALYNGMGGGAAAAIAATELFSGNAQSHGVVVSVLAVLGGLIGAVALSGSLVAWAKLDGRMNGVIRLPAQQLINGVLFLGSLALGAYIVVTGINGVISLPLIALFFILALLLGVLLTTPIGGADMPVVISLYNAFTGLAVAFEGFVLQNPAMIIAGTVVGSAGTLLTLMMAKAMNRPVSNVIFSQFGGDDGGEDGDIEGTMKAADASDAAIAMYYASKVIIVPGYGLAVAQAQHKLYEFVKLLQKQGVDVAFAIHPVAGRMPGHMNVLLAEAGVPYDIIHDLEDINEDFPQADVAIVLGANDVVNPAARHRKSSPIYGMPILNVDMAQQAYVVKRGQGKGYSGVENELFYAENTSMVYGDAQKVMVQMIDAVKSLG
- a CDS encoding AsmA family protein, with translation MARIGGFFIWILTGLVLLVAALALFLVLFDWNLLKPTINERVSEALDRPFAIEGDLSVAWRREPETDGGRAWLPWPHIAAEQMILGNPEWAEGDTFVSLQQVKLRLALLPLLSKTVHIPRIDVQGPVVNAQRLADGRDNWTFDLGSEDDASAEESAPWKLDIGTIGFDQGQIMVDDAISKLQLDMQVEPLGEPIAFDEIVGKPEESATAAPQEYVFAWRAEGRYQGQTVQGEGKVGGLLALQDAALPFPLEADVRAGSTRIRLAGTLTDPQNLGALDLNLRLSGTSLGNLYPLTGVTLPDSPPYSTDGRLSAQLQAAEGATYRYQDFNGSIGDSDIHGDLTYVAGEPRPKLSGSLVSNQLLFSDLAPLIGADSNAEKEARGSSARQPADKVLPVEEFRTERWRAMDADVHVRGRHIVHSEQLPITDLDAQVLLEDGRLHLAPLKFGMAGGELQADIRLNGGTTPLQGQAKLNARGFKLKELAPSFAPMQTSLGELNGDADLSGHGNSVAALLGSADGSVQLVINDGTVSRSLMEIAGLNVGNYLITKMFGDEDVQINCAVADLALDDGLMTTPIFIIDTENALIRVDGEVNFASEELDLDISPDSKGMRIFSLRSPLYVRGSFSDPNPGVHAGPLALRGTGMLALGAVTPAAALLALIAPSGEQTSQCQELLEEMRNDQR
- the iscR gene encoding Fe-S cluster assembly transcriptional regulator IscR; its protein translation is MRLTTKGRYAVTAMLDLALHEDQGPITLADISQRQGVSVSYLEQLFAKLRRSKLVESVRGPGGGYRLAGGPDAINVAQIVEAVNDSMDATRCLGKGDCQHGDVCLTHYLWTDLSERLHDFLAGITLSDLVSRDDIQRVRTRQDKGTCSSQNVVNLERII
- a CDS encoding aldehyde dehydrogenase family protein — its product is MSHEKQFYINGQWVEPNGDRTVDVINPATEEVAATIALGNEQDVDAAVAAAREAFESFSKTSREERIALLERVLEVYQRRSDEFAKAISIEMGAPAKLSKYAQAPSGTGHFAAALKALKEFEFEERIGNTLVVKEPIGVCGLITPWNWPINQLACKIAPALATGCTMVLKPSEVAPLSALLLAEVLDEAGVPAGVFNLVNGDGPTVGSAMSGHPDIDMMSFTGSTGAGRQVMKNGAETIKRVALELGGKSANILLDDADFEKMVAHGVMSCMNNSGQSCNAPTRMLVPNSRMDEVAAIAKAVSAKVKAGAPDGADTVIGPVVSKVQWSKIQDLIGKGIEEGAKLVVGGTGRPEGLDKGYYVQPTIFSHVTPDMTIAREEIFGPVLSIIGYKDEADAIRIANDTRYGLSGYISSADLDRARNAARQIRTGMVHLNGAPLDNNAPFGGYKESGNGREWGHYGLEDFLEVKSIFGYYAADK
- a CDS encoding NAD(P) transhydrogenase subunit alpha — encoded protein: MDPVTTITGFVALYIFMLAAFTGYEIIGRVPAILHTPLMSGSNFVHGIVVVGAMWALLNAGSTLEQVIGFFGVLLGAGNAAGGYVVTERMLEMFKPSNKRQGTADKE